The sequence below is a genomic window from Rhinopithecus roxellana isolate Shanxi Qingling chromosome 19, ASM756505v1, whole genome shotgun sequence.
AAgagtgggtggctcacacctgtaatccaagcactttgggaggccgaggtgggaggattgcttgagctcagtagttaaagaccagcctgggcaacatagcgagacgcagtctctctctctccttttgtttttgagacagagtctcatgtcatcacccaggctggagtgcagtggcgtgatcttggctcactgcagcctccaccttctgggttcaagcgattctcctgcctcagtctccccaggattacaggtgcccgctaccatgcctggctaattttttttttttgtatttttaatagagatgggatttcaacatgttggccaggctggtcttgaactcctgacttcaggtgatctgcccaccttggcctcccaaagtgcttgaattacaggcatgagccaccgcgtctggccgaAAGTACATTTTTCTTAACACATCAGTTatactttattgaagtataaaaaaaaatctaggatgaATTAAACCCAAAGAGGCTTTtgtaaataaaaccaaacaaaaagatgGATAAAACCACTAATGAAccatggggaaaaaaggaaatagttgGGTTTGAAAGAAATCTtaactgtttttttcccccactctTCTAAGATTGAAGAATTAGGGTCTGAAGGAAAAGTAGAAGAAGCCCAGGGGATGATGAAATTAGTTGAACaattaaaagaagagagagaactgCTTAGGTCCACAACCTCGGTAAGTAAACCTTATATTCACATTATCTCACCTGTCTGTTAACAGTAGGaactcatttttatctgagaacctttaaaaattattctgatgtTCTAAACTTAGAGTCAGCACAATTTGTAGGCCACAAGGTCTGTGGCAACTACTAAGCTCTGCCTTTGTGCAGTATGCAAGCAACTTTAGATAGTACAAGAAACAAATGGGTGTGGTTGTATCccaataaaatgttagaaaaaggCCTCCCTGGCTTGCCAATCACTGCTTTAAACCATAAATTTCCATACGAGcctggttttattttcatttttgttgtaatAAATTACTCAGTACATACTTAcatctttgttaaaaattaatacaCCCTTAAAAtatctaattcttttaattgaaGAATAGAATATATGTGTTTCAGATACTACTGATTGCAGAATATAATTGATCATTGGTTCCTCCATATTGAGTAGGAGATGTTCAGATTATAGTCAATGTGCTTAGTTCCTTAATTAGTTTTGTGTATGGACATCATATCCCTTGAACCTaagcaaagaatgattcataCTAAAATAGGTGGCTTTCTGAAAGGTGGTTTAAATTTTGTAAGGTAATGTGGGTGTTGAACATTGAACAGTGGGTCTCAACATTTTTTCTGGATGATTCAGCAAGTTAGTTGCTGTTGCCTTAAACGTCCCTCTTTAAAAGTTGACCACTTGTAGCCCAGTAGTACTGATTTGGGGAAATGGGAAAGAGCAATTCACACACATTAGAAATCTTCTCTAAATGTTGAGTACTTTCTTGAGATTTGTTTCTCTTCCTCAGATGTTCTTGTAACTGATTTATCATTTTAGACAATTGAAAGTTTTGCTgcacaagaaaaacaaatggaagttTGTGAAGTGTGTGGAGCCTTTTTAATAGTAGGAGATGCCCAGTCCCGGGTAGATGACCATTTGATGGGAAAACAACACATGGGCTATGCCAAAATTAAAGCTACTGTAGAAGAATTAAAagtaagtttgtttgtttgtttgttttgaggcaaattcttgctctgtcacctagagtgcagtgacgtgatagctcactgccacctccacctcccaggtttaagcaattttcatgccccagcctcctgagtagctgggagtataggcatgtgccaccaggcctggctaagttttgtgtttttgtttgttttgtttttgagacaatctcactttgtcacccaggctggagtacagtggcatgatctcactgcaaactccacctctggggttcaagcaattctcatgcctcagcttcctgagtagctgggattacaggcacacactaccatgtccggctgatttttgtacttttttaatagagacggggttttgccctgttggccaggctggtcttgaactcctgcctcaggtgatccgccctcctcagcctcccaaagtgttgagccactgcactcggccaatGTTAACTTTCTTCTAAAGATACattttagctatttaaaaaaaattattttacctatAGCTACAGCTTTTAGCTATCACTAGCTATAGataaaaataactgtattttaaTATGGCTTAAATGGAGATATGACCCTCTCATTGATATTTTCCTATGTGTAATTATTTGAAGCATTGTGAGTTCCTGTGAATTTTTGCTGTTTATCGAACTATGAAAGCACTTGATTTTCTTAACTCTTGAGTGCCAGAAATTTGGGAAGAATATTCCTGAGGATTTAGATAAATAATACCTTGTGTAGACAAATAAGATCTTGGAATGTGTACATTTCCCTTAAGGGCATCAATTCCATAAGTTGGTCTACAGATTACTTCACATTAGTTGACCATTGTTAGTTACATTTGTATAAGAATCCAACTTGATTTTTCTAGGAGAAGTtaaggaaaagaacagaagaacCCGATCGTGATGAGCGTCTAAAAAAggagaagcaagaaagagaagaaagagaaaaagaacgggagagagaaagggaagaaagagaaaggaaaagacgaagggaagaggaagaaagagaaaaagaaagggctcgtgacagagaaagaagaaagagaagtcgTTCACGAAGTAGACACTCGAGCCGAACATCAGACAGAAGATGCAGCAGGTCTCGGGACCACAAAAGGTCACGAAGTAGAGAAAGAAGGCGAAGCAGGTATATATGTAACACCTAAGACTGATGTCCAGCTCATAATGACTgtgcaataacaataataattactaGTATTATTCCTCAGAATGGTAGTTGGGAAGCTCTTAAGCATTTTTAAGTGATAGGATGGGTTGTGAGAGCAGAATCAGTGAATAAAATAGTTCCATTTTCGGGGCAAGTTCTGTGCTATTTCCCACCTGTCTAGGAAATTTCACACAATCTTTTTACAGTTAGTGTACCTGATGGTCTCTTAAGTGCTTGTCTTACTCAttccaagaaataaaatatgaaatcagccacactgttttaattagaACTACAAATTGAAGAAGAGTCTTAAAGAGCACAACGATAACTATCTTAGCACTATTGGAGATGAATTTAGAAagattttcaataatttttagttCTTAAGATTTCTAATGTAAATAGTTTTAGAGGGTAAGTTTTGCTTAGTCTTGTTAATTAATAATATCTACTTTAAGGCCTTTACTCATTGTAATACTGGCTGAAGTTGCCTTTTGGTTTTAAATTATTAAGAAGTAGAGATCGACGAAGAAGCAGAAGCCATGATCGatcagaaagaaaacatagatCTCGAAGTCGGGATCGAAGAAGATCAAAAAGCCGGGATCGAAAGTCATATAAGCACAGGAGCAAAAGTCGGGACAGAGAACAAGATAGAAAATCCAAGGAGAAAGGTTAGTTTATATGAGAATTCAGTTCATTAAGAAACTGGTTTCACACCCTAATCGCCCTGCTCACTTTTCTCCAGACGCAGGCAAAGATCCATTTCATACATACTCCTTTTCACTTTGAGGAACACCATTCAGTAGGAGACAGGCATTCTTTCCCCCTCTCCTACTTAGATTTGTGAAAATGACAGTTTATCTAGTGTTTTGATGTTAAACCGCATCTTTCAGTTGATAACCTGAAGGTTTTTCATGTAGATTCTTTTAAGTATTATATTAACTTTCAGGGTTATTAGGCGTAGGATTTATTATATTACCTTGGTTGttggctaccttttttttttttttcccacactgCAGTGTTTCATAATATGTCTTATAAAGTAAGTGTACATTGTTGCATTGGTCTTCATTTGTAGCATTCATTTAAGTTAGTAGTTAACATCTAAGTCCCTAGAAGTTGAATTGCTTATATGTATCTTAACCATGTTTTCAATGGGCTCAACATGccttttcccctctttttctttcttttcttttcttttctttttttttttttttttgtggcatcCCATTAGCTGATATACTGTGCTGTTAGCACTTTTAATGGACTTCTTAATTTTGTGTGGCATGTTTTCACAAGAATATTCTCATCTAACTTAGCCTTTATTGGAAGATAATTCTGTTAACCATCAGGATCTCCTTTCTGAATTTTGTGTTCTCCAGATTATTTTAGTGtcttttattttgcattgaaTGAGCTGTTGTGCTTTGCATGGTTTTAGGAATGAGAGAAGGGGCCTATTTCTGATTTTCTCAGCTCTCCTGGTTTCATTTCATTCTACCTGTCTCCATGTTTAATCACCAGCATAACATATGTGCTGCTATTTAGGTTTATTATACTAGTCTTTTATATGTTGTTTATTATATCCTTCGATAGAACGgtcctggttttttgtttttgtttttcctctagaCTCAACTAGAACTAGCGGCACAAACCATGGACATATTTTTTGgcctctgcttttattttcttaacataaGCACACActctttttctgaaatatttaacatatattggCTTTTTCTGTAATGTGGGAAAATGTTGAAAACTTCCTGCCAGACGTGCTAGTGTTTGCCGTTCAAGTTGAGAACTTGCTTCTGTGAATCAAAAGGCAATTGCTACAATGGGTTAACTGATTTAACATTAGATTTAAGAATGTTTTACCCAATCTTTTTGCAAGACTTTCTGTGTAATTTATTTTTGGGTTGAGAGGTCAACTCTCAAGAGCCAGGTATGACTGTCAGGTCAAATTAATAATATTTGTCTTGagaaagtttttagttttacatttccTGTTGGTAGCTTTAGTTGCTCTATTCTGTGTTATCATTTGTGCCACTTAAAATTGTTGGGTTGATTTTTAGGGATAAAAGCTAGCTAGCCTTCATAACTACTGGAAGTCAAAGTTGAGTAGTAAATGACACTGGCCTGACTCATAACAGGCATATTTGTGTAATTTCTGGATAGAGCGAAAAGATGTCCAGAGTTGCTTACCTTTAATCCTAAAATTGTAATGATGGTGACATGACATTTAgtaaagctttttgtttgttgtttttttcagacagggtcttgctctgtcatccaggctgagtgcagtggcacgatcacagctcactgcagcctccacccccctggcccaggtgatcctcctacctcaccctcctgggtggttgggactataggtgtacactaccatccctggctaatttttttttgggggggggggggggcggatgtagagatggggttttgccatgttgcccagtctgatcttgatctcctgggttcaagcaatcctcctgcctcagtttcctaaagtgctggggttataggtgtaagccaccatgcctggcccctagtAAAACTTTTGTTTAAGCAGAATAAGCTGAGTTATGTTTAGATTAGCAACAGACAGGGATTTTCCATGTGAGACTTGGTGGAAAGAGAGAAGATACCGAGAAAACTGTATCAGGCTTGTCTTCCATAATTGGGTATGCTATGATAGAGTTAAACATTGGAATCTCTTTTAGAAGTGATATAATTTATTGGCATTTTGAAAATGCtatgtaaaaattaattaattaaaaatcagtGTGCAGATgggtggatttaaaaaatgtaaaaaaaaaaaacagaaaagaaactaccatgtaGCCATCTAGGCACTCTTATAAATGACTGAAGATCTGGACTTTGGaaccaggtgtgagccacagtgggCATTTAATAATGGCAAATGAGAAAGAGCAAGTTTATTACTCCAGGTGCTATGATAGAAGCAGTTTATCTCATTCCACAAATGAAAAGTGGTTTCTCACACAAAGCTGTCAGCAACCAGTGTAAGGTACTCTCTTTGTCAAGAGAGTTTCCTTTTTTCATCTATAGCCCTAAAATCCACCACAAATTGTGGATGTCCTTAGGACTATTAAGATCTACCATATTTACATAGGGCAGAAGATAAGATTATTGGACTGACTACTAGTCCTCTACGGGACAACAAGACGACTCTTCCTCATTGAAGCTACCTGTGCACCGGAGAAGCCCATAAGGCACAAAGGGAGGACTTTCCCACAAGGTCAGTTAGAGCCCACTGTCCTGGCACAGTTCTTACAAGTGGACAGACAGACATGAAGCAAGTCTTGCACTTAACTACTTGGACATGGCTTGTGTATTTTGCAAGTGTTATGGACTAAATATGCTCTTTTACATAAGATCTTCAGTTCTCTGAGTGGGTGCCCCTCccataccatattttgttttcattaccaTCTCTCCTAGATATTTGGTGTTATGTCTTCATAACTGTGCAGAAACTATGTAGAGGGTTCTGTTtctcttaaaatgtctttttgtCTTATTAACTACTCTGCCAGAACAGCTATTCTTAGTAAGGGGAAAAGTAATTTTTCCAGAAAGTTTCTAGTTGACTTTAACATTTTCTGTAGAAATTTTTTGTTGGGGGAATACTTGGAACCGAAAAGGCTAGACTATGCTTGCTCTGTGTACCACTTTTACCTCTAGTCTGAGGTCTTACCCATCCAAAGAACAGTAGAGGAAAAAGTTGTTTAcctttttcattcttcatttgCAGCTGAGTTgaattttaatttccctttttggAAAAACAACTTTCAGATGGCATATATATGACTTTTCTTAGCAAAGCACAAAAGCAAAGCACAAAAGTTCAGTTGCTTAGATTGGGATTTaagatcattttctttcattacgCTTATCTTTCTTggatattcaaatatatatatatatatacacatttttttttgcatttaaaaatatgtaattgtattttttaaaacatgcctGTTGTAAACATTCAACTTTTTCTCACCTTTTGGGGTCACCATTTTTACCCTTCTAACTTAATAATTGAACCTCATGTGAACATAGTTTTGTATGCCGTCTCTTATACCTTTCCCCatgctttttgatgttttttacCCACAATGAAATCTACTTAAATATTATATTCTGCAATGTGCTTCATAGCTTCTCAACAATTGAGAGAATTTGCCCACTATTTTACCTTTTGCTTCCTTGAAttccccttcctgcctcc
It includes:
- the LUC7L3 gene encoding luc7-like protein 3 isoform X5, whose translation is MKVGYERDFLRYLQSLLAEVERRIRRGHARLALSQNQQSSGAAGPTGKNEEKIQVLTDKIDVLLQQIEELGSEGKVEEAQGMMKLVEQLKEERELLRSTTSTIESFAAQEKQMEVCEVCGAFLIVGDAQSRVDDHLMGKQHMGYAKIKATVEELKEKLRKRTEEPDRDERLKKEKQEREEREKEREREREERERKRRREEEEREKERARDRERRKRSRSRSRHSSRTSDRRCSRSRDHKRSRSRERRRSRSRDRRRSRSHDRSERKHRSRSRDRRRSKSRDRKSYKHRSKSRDREQDRKSKEKEKRGSDDKKSSVKSGSREKQSEDTNTESKESDTKNEVNGTSEDIKSEVQRKYAQMKMELSRVRRHTKASSEGKDSVVLQNILRYIVLSQLFCSRLVPPLVCLFGNYRPHL
- the LUC7L3 gene encoding luc7-like protein 3 isoform X2, which codes for MISAAQLLDELMGRDRNLAPDEKRSNVRWDHESVCKYYLCGFCPAELFTNTRSDLGPCEKIHDENLRKQYEKSSRFMKVGYERDFLRYLQSLLAEVERRIRRGHARLALSQNQQSSGAAGPTGKNEEKIQVLTDKIDVLLQQIEELGSEGKVEEAQGMMKLVEQLKEERELLRSTTSTIESFAAQEKQMEVCEVCGAFLIVGDAQSRVDDHLMGKQHMGYAKIKATVEELKEKLRKRTEEPDRDERLKKEKQEREEREKEREREREERERKRRREEEEREKERARDRERRKRSRSRSRHSSRTSDRRCSRSRDHKRSRSRERRRSRSRDRRRSRSHDRSERKHRSRSRDRRRSKSRDRKSYKHRSKSRDREQDRKSKEKEKRGSDDKKSSVKSGSREKQSEDTNTESKESDTKNEVNGTSEDIKSEVQRKYAQMKMELSRVRRHTKASSEGKDSVVLQNILRTTVRRFLEEY
- the LUC7L3 gene encoding luc7-like protein 3 isoform X3; translated protein: MISAAQLLDELMGRDRNLAPDEKRSNVRWDHESVCKYYLCGFCPAELFTNTRSDLGPCEKIHDENLRKQYEKSSRFMKVGYERDFLRYLQSLLAEVERRIRRGHARLALSQNQQSSGAAGPTGKNEEKIQVLTDKIDVLLQQIEELGSEGKVEEAQGMMKLVEQLKEERELLRSTTSTIESFAAQEKQMEVCEVCGAFLIVGDAQSRVDDHLMGKQHMGYAKIKATVEELKEKLRKRTEEPDRDERLKKEKQEREEREKEREREREERERKRRREEEEREKERARDRERRKRSRSRSRHSSRTSDRRCSRSRDHKRSRSRERRRSRSRDRRRSRSHDRSERKHRSRSRDRRRSKSRDRKSYKHRSKSRDREQDRKSKEKVQRKYAQMKMELSRVRRHTKASSEGKDSVVLQNILRYIVLSQLFCSRLVPPLVCLFGNYRPHL
- the LUC7L3 gene encoding luc7-like protein 3 isoform X6 produces the protein MISAAQLLDELMGRDRNLAPDEKRSNVRWDHESVCKYYLCGFCPAELFTNTRSDLGPCEKIHDENLRKQYEKSSRFMKVGYERDFLRYLQSLLAEVERRIRRGHARLALSQNQQSSGAAGPTGKNEEKIQVLTDKIDVLLQQIEELGSEGKVEEAQGMMKLVEQLKEERELLRSTTSTIESFAAQEKQMEVCEVCGAFLIVGDAQSRVDDHLMGKQHMGYAKIKATVEELKEKLRKRTEEPDRDERLKKEKQEREEREKEREREREERERKRRREEEEREKERARDRERRKRSRSRSRHSSRTSDRRCSRSRDHKRSRSRERRRSRSRDRRRSRSHDRSERKHRSRSRDRRRSKSRDRKSYKHRSKSRDREQDRKSKEKGQKIRLLD
- the LUC7L3 gene encoding luc7-like protein 3 isoform X4 — translated: MISAAQLLDELMGRDRNLAPDEKRSNVRWDHESVCKYYLCGFCPAELFTNTRSDLGPCEKIHDENLRKQYEKSSRFMKVGYERDFLRYLQSLLAEVERRIRRGHARLALSQNQQSSGAAGPTGKNEEKIQVLTDKIDVLLQQIEELGSEGKVEEAQGMMKLVEQLKEERELLRSTTSTIESFAAQEKQMEVCEVCGAFLIVGDAQSRVDDHLMGKQHMGYAKIKATVEELKEKLRKRTEEPDRDERLKKEKQEREEREKEREREREERERKRRREEEEREKERARDRERRKRSRSRSRHSSRTSDRRCSRSRDHKRSRSRERRRSRSRDRRRSRSHDRSERKHRSRSRDRRRSKSRDRKSYKHRSKSRDREQDRKSKEKEKRGSDDKKSSVKSGSREKQSEDTNTESKESDTKNEVNGTSEDIKSEGDTQSN